GCAATACCGAGGCGACTAGGGCGGGGATGGTTACGGCGATGCCGTAGCGGAAGAACTGCCAAGCGGTAACGTTGATCTTGGCGCGGCGCAGGGCGATCAGCCACAGCAAGGTCGCCAGCGATCCGGTAACGGAGAGGTTCGGGCCGAGATCGACGGCTATCACCGCCGCCTGCTCGATATGTGGGGAGACGTGGGCTCCGGTTAGCGCATAGCCGGCCGCCAGGCCCACGGGCAGATTGTTCAGGGCATTGCTGGCGACGGTGATGACGCCGGAGAGCCCGAGAGTCCCCCACGGCCAAGGCGTGGAAGCGGCCCATGCGAACACCTCGCGCGCGGCGGTCAGCGCACCGCTCCGATCGAGGCCTTCCACTAGGATAAAGAGCCCTGCGACCAGGGGAACTATCTGCCACGCCAAGTGTTTGGTGATATTCAGGGGAACCGTATGGTCTACCGTGGTCACGATCCCCAGAGCGATTAGTCCAGCCACCAGGGCCACCGGCCCGACGCTCAGTCCGAACGCGGCCGCGAGCAACAGTACCAGCGTCGCCCCCCCGACCGAGGCGAAGGCCAGCCGCATCCGCCGGTCGCGGCCGATGTGTTCCGGCGTAGAATGCACGACCGCGCCGCCGAGCGCCTTGCGAAAGAGCATCCGCAAGACGCCGTACG
This window of the Candidatus Dormiibacterota bacterium genome carries:
- a CDS encoding SLC13 family permease, with product MSPLLTATLWIVTAATIAGILIRPWRVPEWVFAVAGAALLVAVRAIPVPDAFAALLRGANVYAFLLGIVLLAEIARSERLFDYLAVYALRAARGSRKRLFGLIYGVGIVVTALLSNDTTVVVLTPAVLAVLARTDLDPLPYLFACAFVANAASFILPISNPANLVIFGHALPALLPWLASFGLAAVAAIGLTYGVLRMLFRKALGGAVVHSTPEHIGRDRRMRLAFASVGGATLVLLLAAAFGLSVGPVALVAGLIALGIVTTVDHTVPLNITKHLAWQIVPLVAGLFILVEGLDRSGALTAAREVFAWAASTPWPWGTLGLSGVITVASNALNNLPVGLAAGYALTGAHVSPHIEQAAVIAVDLGPNLSVTGSLATLLWLIALRRAKINVTAWQFFRYGIAVTIPALVASVLLLR